One window of the Shewanella maritima genome contains the following:
- a CDS encoding efflux RND transporter periplasmic adaptor subunit, which yields MHKALKIAAVVAATMWLSACNQEAQQAGQSQQQRPPTPVGVITVKAAPQAIEVELPGRSRAYLEAEVRPQVTGIITSRGFTEGGIVDQGQSLYQIDPATYEATLISAKADLARALAALSSAKATSERYEALVQTNAISKQDYDEAFAAYQEAKAGVVVAEAAINTAEINLQYTEVKAPISGRISKSSVTAGALVTANQNSTLATIQQLDPINVDIAQSSAQMLRLKSQLRAGKLQQSEDASVSLLLEDGTEYEHAGVLKFAEVSVDEATGSVTIRAEFPNPDGLLLPGMYVRARLDTGTDPSAILVPQKAVTRNPKGQPMVMVVNAENTVEVRMVKTAEAINNQWRIVDGLVPGDKLIVEGLQKIRPGAPVAPQVVSTSTPTK from the coding sequence ATGCACAAAGCACTCAAAATTGCCGCTGTTGTGGCAGCCACAATGTGGCTATCAGCTTGTAACCAAGAGGCACAACAAGCTGGCCAATCACAGCAGCAAAGACCGCCCACCCCAGTTGGAGTCATTACCGTTAAAGCTGCACCTCAAGCTATTGAAGTGGAGCTACCAGGTCGTAGCCGCGCCTATTTAGAGGCTGAGGTTCGCCCGCAGGTTACAGGTATCATTACCTCACGAGGTTTCACTGAGGGCGGTATCGTTGATCAAGGTCAATCACTGTACCAAATTGACCCAGCAACTTATGAAGCAACATTGATTAGCGCTAAAGCTGATTTAGCTCGTGCTTTAGCAGCATTAAGCTCTGCGAAAGCGACTTCTGAGCGCTATGAGGCTTTGGTGCAAACCAACGCGATTAGTAAACAGGATTACGATGAAGCATTTGCTGCTTATCAAGAAGCAAAAGCTGGTGTAGTTGTAGCTGAAGCGGCAATCAATACTGCGGAAATTAATTTGCAATATACCGAAGTAAAAGCACCGATTTCAGGCCGCATTAGTAAGTCTTCAGTTACAGCTGGAGCATTGGTAACAGCAAACCAAAACTCTACACTTGCAACTATCCAGCAATTAGATCCAATTAATGTCGACATTGCCCAATCTAGTGCGCAAATGTTACGCCTCAAGTCTCAGTTACGCGCCGGTAAGTTACAGCAATCTGAAGATGCGTCTGTTTCTCTGTTGTTAGAAGATGGCACAGAATATGAACATGCTGGCGTTCTGAAGTTTGCCGAAGTCAGTGTTGATGAAGCAACTGGCTCTGTGACGATCCGTGCTGAGTTTCCAAACCCTGATGGTTTATTGCTACCAGGCATGTATGTTCGTGCCCGTTTAGATACTGGTACTGACCCTAGCGCAATTTTAGTGCCGCAAAAGGCAGTAACTCGTAACCCTAAAGGTCAGCCGATGGTCATGGTGGTTAATGCTGAAAATACTGTTGAAGTTCGCATGGTTAAAACTGCCGAAGCAATTAACAACCAATGGCGTATTGTCGATGGCTTAGTCCCTGGGGATAAGCTCATTGTTGAAGGGCTGCAGAAAATTCGCCCTGGAGCACCAGTAGCACCACAAGTCGTGTCAACTTCGACACCAACTAAATAG